Sequence from the Eleutherodactylus coqui strain aEleCoq1 chromosome 13, aEleCoq1.hap1, whole genome shotgun sequence genome:
caggtcacaCGGGGCAGACTGGAAGCCATAGAAACCATATCAGAAAAAACGTGCGGTTCTGCCACATCTGGGGCAAAAGAGCACCAGCTTATCCAGTGCGGTCTTTACTAGATGcaaaccgccccgtgtgaatgcaccctaatagtatagggaaggggggggggtgaatgcgCCACGAGGCTGCATGGGTGACTAGTGGTTTCAGTGGATCCCAGTAATCTATGCGCCCACGATCCTTTCACTGCTCACAGGATGGGATCCCAATAAGCCGTGTCCCCTAAGGGGCTATTTCATGGGACGTTTCCCCCATAAATATGTATCTGGTCTCATTCACTTCTTGCGCCTCTTCCTGCATCTGCTTCCTAAGGATCACACTATAGGTTAGGCTGAAGagaaacaatgtccatctagctcagcctgcttccaaacccctcccccttgttgatccagaggaaggcaaaaagtccCAAATGAGGCAAATGCCAATTAGCTCCCTTGGGGAAAACAAAAATTCCTTCCCCATGTTCCATCCTGCAGGGGGATTTCTCTCTTTTTTTGAATTATTTCCCCAAACCCCCTGCCAGAAACTCCCTCCATTTACAGCAGCTGGCGTTGTGACCCCGGGCAGGCAGGTACTTTTCTGGGAATTACTGGAGGCATATAATCCATCCGCTCTGCTGTATTGATAGCCGTAAAGAATTTACGGATCATGAAGCTAACGTGTTATCGCTTTCTTGCCCGCAGGTGCTGGTGACTTTATTACTTGTAACCGTAGCGATGGCGAACGAGTCTATTCCCACCTACGAGTGGACAGATGAGACGGGCAACACTGTTCTGTGTCAGAAATGCCCACCCGGGACCTACGTGGCCAAACATTGCTCCTCTACCAGTAACACATTGTGCCAAGCGTGCCCGGAGGAGCATTATGCCCAGTACTGGAACTACCTGGACAAATGCCGATTCTGCAACGTCATCTGTCAGGAAGGAGAACAAGTGCAATGCGAGTGCAATTCCACACACAACCGAGTATGCGAGTGCCAGCCGGGCTACCACCGCCGCAACCTCTACTGCGTCAAAGAGCTGCAGTGCCATTTTCAGGATGTACGAGCAAAAGGTTAGTCAGGATGATCTCGTTTCTCATCAGCAGTTTATCGGATTTCacaagctgcagtgtaaagcatggcggAGGGATTTTAAATAGTTGTCCTTATTGTATCTAGCTTCTCAAGCAATgctactttaaccctttaatgaagcagctttttttttcatgttttttcctccccactttttctATCGTTgttgttttcttgcacttttgaatag
This genomic interval carries:
- the TNFRSF6B gene encoding tumor necrosis factor receptor superfamily member 6B, which gives rise to MRSSNKMFYCSRVQVLVTLLLVTVAMANESIPTYEWTDETGNTVLCQKCPPGTYVAKHCSSTSNTLCQACPEEHYAQYWNYLDKCRFCNVICQEGEQVQCECNSTHNRVCECQPGYHRRNLYCVKELQCHFQDVRAKDNEECDNLVIEFIVSLNITDATFRRLEHNFTKQKEKKHVSQKRVRNLLKEFKKNHPDHPLLPLLLQSLKNAKMHRLEKTLRKKFLEPEEP